A region from the Dinoroseobacter shibae DFL 12 = DSM 16493 genome encodes:
- a CDS encoding eCIS core domain-containing protein: MLTHAKTREPKTTGAPVAARGRAAPVRPCLEPGLIQRAATLGKRDDVYEREAERVAKAVSSGDRPEPVSMAAPSGVPQRLTETDAEAERPGEYLIQPSREGAQGGEPPLRKGFLQRLLELRRGGRPLPDTVRSEMEARIGEDFSDVRIHTGREASDLAAEIHARAFTVGRDVVFAGDSFAPDTLSGRHLIAHELTHVAQQRGPRADSAVAQAAPGGLQRDVSDYIPDLPDVGSIVMGLVRDYAPRLAPILDKGPFNWLTDQLAGVFSGVIDKVTALDPGQHVTALVETFGGMVESAAEIIGALVTGDCGPMMAALGRMKALVLEVAGKAWDKTKAFFAPVGAFFSDLWSSVSAAGSAAITWIKEFAGEIWTGIEEIGAHIWDKTKTIRDYGMGAWDWLSEKLFGASDAGKATDGNGVLGLITDKAMEAWDWVKARTRPVWEPVNEAIETVNELIPPDFVADLGEKMTSFADDVESTADELDQGNSLAENREALSGVLPSLDGIITTVRGVIEGAGSFLTTTIGKVAGKVTSFMTKLRSSDLVSGLASALGWLETAIEDVSGWAADKVGTLFEWYLKAFDFLSPFVKQLIEIVGKVVEIAVDILLLPKLLLTKAWDLIPECIREPIKSFVLDTVLAQVPIFNQLLKIGGLWKKVQEVAFEILASILAKGDILKAAWTFFKEMLALIGLPAKLVVQILAKAARAYGMILRNPIGFLINLLKAMKEGFTLFFDNILTHLMNGVVGWLTGAVSAAGLSFPTELTFQAVLDFVLQLLDITVERVLERLEKKIGQEKVAKIRKALDYADGVWEFIRVIVTEGVGGLWRFIQEKLSNLWSMVLQSTIGWVVEKIITEATVKILSFLDPSGIMAVINSCIAIYRAIETFVQQLKAMLQIVSKVLDGIVGIAKGAIDVAAGFLEKAMADSLPVAIAFLADQVGLGDLSDRIKEFVEGLRDLVNGAIDWLIDKALKFGQGFLKLVESGVDLAKAGVRKLKDWWTARTDFKTTGGEPHSISIEGQGRNAKVILRSTPVTYADWIADTSNFTLDTPKKQKAYQDAVVKSGELDAAISAAASNPSSATPEARDATQGDHGPKIQALVNELGDLTSVFMPNSATKDEESSPPIYGGLYKNKYGTSVTVQRLTNQVPKGGTAASGRGDRWTELAPRGTSPGSPDGYYVRGHLLNQKLGGPGAKWENLTILTQDANNREKASHEKKFESKVKDAVIPDAGTIAPKAVNFVCTVNYGREDRVDQADRFLERTTPAVRSNRLSIAQTESIARIIRAETDVPFSMDCSAFELNDDGAKKAELVTFRVQNPIKTDDKDYYVKSDTAKPTLNMNTANRNQLKLVYGIGDKTVDKFFAIRTARMAKSPPEPFESLDDLKALKSGGAVLFNKIQIEELPLTYKLQF, encoded by the coding sequence ATGCTGACCCACGCCAAGACACGGGAGCCGAAAACCACCGGTGCCCCTGTGGCGGCGAGGGGTCGCGCCGCACCTGTTCGCCCATGTCTGGAGCCGGGGCTCATTCAGCGCGCGGCCACGCTTGGCAAGCGCGACGATGTCTATGAGCGGGAAGCGGAGCGCGTGGCGAAGGCCGTATCCAGTGGGGATCGGCCGGAACCGGTCAGCATGGCGGCCCCAAGCGGTGTCCCGCAGCGGCTGACCGAAACGGATGCCGAGGCCGAGCGACCTGGGGAATATCTCATCCAGCCCAGCCGCGAGGGCGCGCAAGGGGGCGAGCCGCCGCTGCGCAAGGGCTTCCTTCAACGGCTTTTGGAATTGCGGCGCGGCGGGCGGCCTCTGCCTGACACGGTGCGCAGCGAGATGGAGGCCCGGATCGGCGAGGACTTCTCCGACGTGCGCATCCATACCGGGCGGGAGGCATCGGACCTCGCCGCGGAGATCCACGCCCGCGCCTTTACCGTGGGGCGCGATGTGGTTTTCGCGGGCGACAGTTTCGCACCGGACACTTTGTCGGGTCGCCATCTGATCGCCCATGAGTTAACCCATGTGGCGCAGCAGCGGGGCCCGCGCGCTGACAGTGCCGTGGCGCAGGCCGCACCGGGCGGACTGCAACGGGACGTTTCGGACTATATCCCCGACCTGCCGGATGTCGGCAGCATTGTAATGGGGCTGGTGCGCGACTACGCCCCGCGGCTTGCCCCGATCCTCGACAAGGGGCCGTTCAACTGGCTGACGGATCAACTCGCAGGCGTGTTCTCTGGCGTGATCGACAAGGTCACGGCGCTCGATCCGGGCCAGCATGTCACCGCCCTGGTCGAGACATTCGGCGGGATGGTGGAGAGCGCCGCCGAGATCATCGGCGCGCTCGTGACGGGCGATTGCGGGCCGATGATGGCGGCGCTGGGCCGGATGAAGGCCCTGGTGCTCGAGGTCGCGGGCAAGGCCTGGGACAAGACAAAGGCGTTCTTTGCCCCGGTCGGTGCGTTTTTCTCCGACCTGTGGTCTTCGGTCTCGGCGGCGGGCAGTGCCGCGATCACCTGGATCAAGGAGTTCGCTGGCGAGATCTGGACCGGCATCGAGGAAATAGGTGCCCATATCTGGGACAAGACCAAGACGATCCGCGACTACGGCATGGGCGCGTGGGATTGGCTGTCCGAGAAGCTTTTCGGGGCAAGCGATGCCGGGAAGGCCACGGATGGAAATGGGGTCCTTGGGCTGATCACCGACAAGGCCATGGAGGCCTGGGACTGGGTCAAGGCCCGCACGCGACCCGTGTGGGAGCCGGTCAATGAGGCCATTGAGACAGTCAACGAGTTGATCCCGCCGGACTTCGTTGCCGATCTCGGCGAGAAGATGACCAGCTTCGCCGATGACGTCGAAAGCACCGCGGACGAACTGGACCAAGGCAATTCGCTGGCCGAGAACCGCGAGGCGCTGTCAGGGGTGTTGCCGTCCCTGGACGGGATCATCACGACTGTGCGGGGCGTGATCGAAGGTGCGGGCAGCTTCCTGACCACCACCATCGGCAAGGTCGCGGGCAAGGTCACAAGCTTCATGACGAAGCTGCGCAGCAGCGATCTGGTCTCCGGTCTTGCGAGCGCACTGGGCTGGCTTGAGACCGCGATCGAGGATGTCTCAGGCTGGGCGGCGGACAAGGTTGGCACGCTCTTCGAGTGGTACCTGAAGGCCTTCGATTTCCTGTCGCCCTTCGTGAAGCAGTTGATCGAGATCGTCGGCAAGGTGGTCGAGATCGCGGTCGATATCCTTCTGTTGCCCAAACTTCTTCTGACCAAGGCATGGGACCTGATCCCCGAGTGTATCCGGGAGCCGATCAAGAGTTTCGTGTTGGACACGGTGCTGGCGCAAGTGCCGATATTCAACCAGTTGCTCAAGATCGGTGGCCTGTGGAAGAAGGTGCAGGAGGTCGCGTTCGAGATCCTCGCCTCGATTTTGGCCAAGGGCGATATCCTCAAGGCCGCCTGGACCTTCTTCAAGGAGATGCTGGCGCTGATCGGCTTGCCAGCGAAACTCGTGGTGCAGATCCTCGCAAAGGCCGCGCGGGCCTACGGGATGATCCTGCGGAACCCCATCGGTTTTCTGATCAACCTGCTGAAGGCGATGAAGGAGGGCTTCACCCTCTTTTTCGACAACATCCTGACTCACCTGATGAACGGGGTGGTGGGGTGGCTGACCGGGGCGGTGAGCGCGGCTGGTCTGAGCTTTCCGACCGAGCTCACTTTCCAGGCGGTGCTCGATTTCGTGCTGCAACTGCTCGACATCACTGTGGAGCGGGTTCTGGAGCGGCTGGAAAAGAAAATCGGACAGGAGAAGGTCGCCAAGATCCGCAAGGCGCTCGATTACGCCGACGGGGTCTGGGAGTTCATCCGGGTGATCGTGACCGAAGGCGTTGGCGGGCTTTGGCGGTTCATCCAGGAGAAGCTGTCGAACCTGTGGTCCATGGTGTTGCAGAGCACTATCGGCTGGGTGGTCGAGAAGATCATCACCGAGGCCACGGTGAAGATCCTGTCCTTCCTCGACCCTTCGGGTATCATGGCGGTGATCAACAGTTGCATCGCGATCTATCGGGCGATCGAGACCTTCGTACAGCAGCTCAAGGCGATGTTGCAGATCGTCTCGAAGGTGCTGGACGGCATCGTCGGCATTGCCAAGGGCGCCATAGACGTGGCGGCCGGGTTCCTCGAGAAAGCCATGGCCGACAGCCTGCCCGTCGCCATCGCATTCCTCGCCGATCAGGTGGGGTTGGGCGATTTGTCCGACCGGATCAAGGAGTTCGTCGAGGGGCTGCGAGATTTGGTCAATGGCGCCATCGACTGGCTCATCGACAAGGCGCTGAAGTTCGGGCAGGGGTTCTTGAAACTGGTCGAGAGCGGCGTGGATCTTGCCAAAGCCGGGGTCCGCAAACTGAAAGATTGGTGGACCGCGCGGACGGATTTCAAGACGACGGGCGGCGAGCCGCACAGCATTTCGATCGAAGGCCAGGGGCGCAATGCCAAGGTCATCCTCCGCTCCACCCCGGTGACCTATGCGGATTGGATTGCCGACACGAGCAACTTCACCCTGGACACGCCCAAGAAGCAGAAGGCCTATCAGGATGCCGTGGTGAAGTCCGGCGAGCTTGATGCGGCGATCTCGGCTGCGGCCTCCAACCCGTCATCGGCAACTCCCGAGGCTAGGGATGCCACCCAGGGGGATCACGGTCCCAAGATACAGGCTCTTGTCAACGAACTCGGAGACCTGACATCCGTGTTCATGCCCAACTCGGCAACGAAGGATGAAGAAAGCAGTCCGCCGATCTACGGGGGCCTCTACAAAAACAAGTACGGCACATCGGTCACGGTCCAGCGACTGACAAACCAGGTGCCGAAAGGGGGCACAGCCGCGAGCGGGCGCGGAGACCGGTGGACCGAACTCGCCCCTCGTGGCACCAGCCCTGGCTCGCCCGATGGTTATTATGTCCGCGGCCACCTTTTGAACCAGAAACTCGGCGGACCTGGGGCGAAGTGGGAGAACCTCACCATTCTCACGCAGGATGCGAACAATCGCGAGAAGGCGTCCCACGAGAAAAAGTTCGAGAGCAAGGTAAAGGATGCGGTGATACCGGATGCGGGCACGATCGCGCCCAAGGCCGTCAACTTTGTCTGTACCGTGAATTACGGACGGGAAGACCGGGTCGATCAAGCCGATCGGTTCCTGGAGAGAACGACACCCGCTGTGCGATCCAACCGTTTGAGTATCGCGCAGACGGAAAGTATCGCGCGCATCATCCGCGCGGAGACCGACGTTCCCTTTTCCATGGATTGCTCGGCGTTCGAGTTGAACGACGACGGCGCGAAGAAAGCCGAGTTGGTAACCTTCCGGGTGCAGAATCCGATCAAGACGGATGACAAGGACTACTACGTCAAATCCGATACTGCCAAACCGACGCTCAACATGAACACGGCGAACCGCAACCAGCTCAAGCTCGTGTATGGGATCGGCGACAAGACGGTGGACAAGTTCTTTGCAATTCGGACTGCGCGCATGGCCAAGTCACCGCCCGAACCGTTCGAGAGTCTCGACGATCTCAAGGCGCTCAAGTCCGGGGGGGCCGTGCTCTTCAACAAGATACAGATCGAAGAGCTTCCCCTCACCTACAAACTCCAATTCTGA
- a CDS encoding GPW/gp25 family protein, giving the protein MTRLNAPDYMKFPLTVGPEGAEVSSRLAHVREIIEQVLFTNPGERWFRPEFGVGAVALVFEPNAPPLWEVTRKRLTASLTDALAGEVDPKTIEVGIDTAASSEAHLLVTVGFTLAAINHTERNTYAIGGAG; this is encoded by the coding sequence ATGACCCGCCTCAACGCACCGGACTACATGAAATTCCCCCTCACTGTGGGGCCGGAGGGGGCTGAAGTGTCGTCTCGGCTCGCCCATGTGCGCGAGATCATCGAGCAGGTCTTGTTCACCAACCCGGGCGAACGCTGGTTCCGGCCCGAGTTCGGGGTGGGGGCCGTGGCGCTGGTGTTCGAGCCGAACGCGCCGCCGCTCTGGGAGGTGACGCGCAAGCGGCTGACGGCGTCGTTGACCGATGCGCTGGCGGGGGAGGTCGATCCCAAGACCATCGAGGTGGGCATCGACACGGCGGCCTCGTCGGAGGCGCATCTGCTGGTCACGGTCGGCTTCACGCTCGCCGCGATAAACCACACCGAACGCAACACCTATGCCATCGGGGGGGCGGGCTGA
- a CDS encoding DUF6519 domain-containing protein, with product MKTQLSQFPTSLHQPYSGVFQQQGRMITDADWNAAMQVSRDRLERALGDVIGTGTPEQGGIIAGDEASGFSIVWGDVYVDGLRGVLASRSGAAAFDLADQADFPGAPEAPEGAHRLYLDIWERSLTALEEPHLMDAALHGADTSTRKRVMTQVKLCPQDFDPEDPAQNPSIGEGRLDMRLRAGTASPDACEPCLDEIDVSGRVGNYAFRVEVHAVDRNAAGAPRRITLKWSRENGAEAAVIGQEPPGFQASDWIYEFYHAASEDSLSESHAGFHHPEVIAAGFTPAVGALVEGYPQGAPSAGFSLVRRWDGYVVLEKNGAIWEMATQTVDGESVPFGADRGQRLSTVLAEAQHGHVSEGATILMSLDTMTLRLELADHQHLAGDYWIGTVREALHGVGDVIRQDATPDGLQHHYMCLADVAEDGTFCLLNKDACKRFQFPPLTNLHADDVCYDNTACEMPGVENVQDALDHLCRQKDLKWHNKHLHGWGIVCGLIVECCPENPDSDEDPSQCVTVTKGYAIDCEGSDIIVEDRIHVDLMDAVRAWDAENPNAPILQEGRGTACLHIAQVDGAPMVRVEPHEGGDTSVFDQLMDGTLLGAFIQHCILDLINELSEELSFMEDGQLAVDEDGDVIVSQARRKFISFVNLVQQIWFKDNGPYVWLSRREYDILRELYDRLRALIGSKTFCGLLNADVFPEYPFPETEIDTWFGADNHTRLKADPTGARVYTYGGTDEAIHVFDTAKGELVEIIRAPIPSGGEVTAIALSPDGQLLYVAASVNGEDTVLGIAQVGETHVFEKPMQILCGITLSDMELDPRDPKLIFATGPGAGLYALRPDVLSQQDKPRPDPVHAFNATGQMAVDTVARRIFCPAAAPVDGQTATAPPVDYDRVAVCEMNETGGGAPPMVVLGQLSDRFVSGRDDIAVRPGDDSRVYLVVDGVEPAGDKQIITFDVPRAGPDQAKLQAQIAVQNSLISLGFDRGSDTLYASFAESFRLQAIAANGTGVIQPRIPVQLWPTGIAVGPEGDVQVVNALSSTVTFIPRAEVARSADRLAPLAETRWRILMAFYALVGNLFQYLKDCFCHHLLVKCPECDGSEKIYLACVDIRDGAVFNICNFGKRKYVQTFMAWTYWLSLVPIIPLMKQAIAKACCTVLPNFLDQFSDGIAPPPKPPEFGAASGVSTPVKASTGLVAMRAYKRADVPSFQRRQMEKLNIYTGFVGDAVLSTDTQKFLAPQGVRKESLQNSATDDALRNLQEAGIENIEVRPYDPKLADRYLLDFARTPSRLDPSAKIIVYERDGKAAFVAEERITTVTTPAPKLTPAEEARIVELTSRIEKAKDTSAAEEALANLKLETAKIETEVDALRVMREAEAQSLEALKIERDSLKTELEGLRSGLDAVGEMQRKMKVDVDSLRPVTELEGVSREVAARLERAGVRTIGDLATASTAKLRTAEIGQDTAARKALIDTAKLRLR from the coding sequence ATGAAAACGCAACTCAGCCAATTCCCGACCAGCCTGCACCAGCCCTATTCCGGGGTCTTTCAGCAGCAGGGCCGGATGATCACCGATGCGGATTGGAACGCCGCGATGCAGGTCTCCAGGGACAGGCTGGAGCGCGCGCTGGGCGATGTGATCGGCACCGGCACGCCCGAACAGGGGGGGATCATTGCCGGGGACGAAGCGAGCGGTTTTTCGATTGTCTGGGGCGATGTTTATGTCGACGGGCTCCGGGGCGTGCTGGCTTCCCGCAGCGGCGCGGCGGCCTTCGACCTCGCGGACCAGGCCGATTTTCCCGGCGCGCCCGAGGCGCCAGAGGGGGCGCATCGGCTCTACCTCGATATCTGGGAGCGGAGCCTCACCGCGCTGGAAGAGCCCCATCTGATGGACGCCGCCCTGCATGGCGCGGATACCTCCACGCGCAAGCGCGTAATGACGCAGGTGAAGCTATGCCCGCAGGATTTCGACCCCGAGGATCCGGCGCAGAACCCGTCGATCGGCGAGGGCCGCCTGGATATGCGTCTGCGCGCGGGCACGGCCTCGCCGGACGCCTGCGAACCCTGTCTGGACGAGATCGACGTCAGCGGACGGGTAGGCAACTATGCCTTCCGGGTGGAGGTGCATGCGGTTGATCGCAACGCGGCGGGCGCGCCGCGCCGCATCACCCTGAAATGGTCGCGGGAAAACGGTGCCGAAGCCGCCGTTATCGGTCAGGAACCGCCGGGGTTTCAGGCCTCGGACTGGATCTACGAGTTCTATCATGCGGCGTCCGAAGACAGCCTGAGCGAGAGCCACGCGGGTTTTCACCATCCCGAGGTCATCGCGGCCGGGTTCACGCCGGCTGTGGGGGCGCTGGTGGAAGGCTATCCGCAGGGGGCGCCGTCCGCGGGGTTTTCCCTCGTGCGCCGCTGGGACGGTTACGTCGTGCTGGAAAAGAACGGTGCGATCTGGGAGATGGCGACACAGACCGTCGACGGTGAGAGCGTGCCCTTCGGGGCCGATCGCGGGCAGCGGCTGTCCACGGTTCTGGCCGAAGCCCAGCATGGCCATGTTTCCGAGGGCGCCACGATCCTGATGTCGCTCGACACCATGACTCTGCGGCTGGAGCTGGCCGATCACCAGCATCTCGCAGGGGATTACTGGATCGGGACCGTGCGCGAGGCTCTGCACGGCGTCGGCGACGTGATACGGCAGGACGCCACACCGGATGGTCTCCAGCATCATTACATGTGTCTGGCAGATGTGGCCGAGGACGGTACCTTCTGCCTGCTGAACAAGGACGCCTGTAAACGCTTCCAGTTTCCGCCCCTGACCAACCTGCACGCGGACGATGTCTGCTACGACAATACCGCCTGCGAAATGCCCGGGGTCGAGAACGTGCAGGATGCGCTCGACCACCTCTGTCGGCAGAAGGACCTGAAATGGCACAACAAGCATCTCCATGGCTGGGGGATCGTGTGTGGCCTGATCGTGGAATGCTGCCCTGAGAACCCGGACTCGGACGAGGATCCGTCGCAATGCGTGACGGTGACCAAGGGATACGCCATCGATTGCGAGGGCTCGGACATCATCGTCGAGGATCGTATCCACGTGGACCTGATGGACGCGGTGCGGGCCTGGGATGCCGAGAACCCGAATGCGCCGATCCTGCAGGAGGGGCGCGGCACCGCGTGCCTGCACATCGCGCAAGTGGATGGCGCGCCCATGGTCCGGGTCGAACCCCATGAAGGCGGTGACACCAGCGTTTTCGATCAGTTGATGGATGGCACGCTGCTGGGCGCTTTCATCCAGCATTGCATTCTCGATCTGATCAACGAGCTGAGCGAGGAGCTGTCCTTCATGGAGGATGGCCAACTCGCCGTGGACGAGGACGGCGACGTGATCGTCAGCCAGGCGCGCCGCAAGTTCATCAGCTTCGTCAACCTGGTGCAGCAGATTTGGTTCAAGGACAACGGCCCCTATGTGTGGCTGTCGCGGCGCGAATACGACATCCTGCGCGAGCTCTATGACCGGCTGCGCGCGCTGATCGGATCCAAGACATTCTGCGGGCTTCTCAACGCGGATGTCTTTCCCGAGTATCCTTTTCCCGAGACCGAAATCGACACCTGGTTCGGGGCGGACAACCACACCCGCCTGAAGGCGGATCCGACCGGCGCGCGGGTCTACACCTATGGCGGGACGGACGAAGCGATCCATGTGTTCGACACCGCCAAGGGCGAGTTGGTCGAAATCATCCGGGCGCCGATCCCTTCAGGCGGTGAGGTCACGGCCATAGCGCTCAGCCCGGATGGGCAGTTGCTCTATGTTGCGGCGTCGGTGAATGGCGAGGACACGGTGCTGGGCATCGCCCAGGTCGGAGAGACCCATGTGTTCGAGAAGCCGATGCAGATCCTCTGCGGGATCACGCTCTCGGACATGGAACTGGACCCACGTGACCCCAAGCTGATCTTTGCCACGGGACCTGGTGCGGGGCTCTATGCGCTCCGGCCCGATGTGCTGTCGCAGCAGGACAAGCCGCGGCCGGACCCGGTCCATGCCTTCAACGCGACGGGGCAGATGGCGGTGGACACGGTCGCGCGGCGTATCTTCTGTCCGGCGGCGGCGCCGGTAGACGGACAAACGGCGACGGCGCCCCCGGTGGACTATGACCGGGTGGCGGTCTGCGAGATGAACGAGACGGGCGGGGGCGCGCCGCCTATGGTTGTTCTCGGCCAGCTCAGTGATCGCTTCGTTTCCGGCCGCGATGACATCGCCGTGCGTCCGGGCGATGACAGCCGGGTGTATCTGGTCGTCGACGGGGTCGAGCCGGCTGGGGACAAGCAGATCATCACTTTCGATGTCCCGAGGGCAGGTCCAGACCAGGCCAAGTTGCAGGCACAGATTGCAGTCCAGAACAGCCTGATCAGCCTGGGATTCGACCGGGGCAGTGATACGCTCTATGCCAGCTTTGCAGAGAGCTTCCGCCTGCAGGCCATCGCCGCCAACGGCACGGGTGTCATCCAGCCCCGCATCCCCGTGCAGCTCTGGCCGACGGGTATCGCGGTGGGGCCGGAGGGCGATGTGCAGGTGGTCAATGCGCTCTCCAGCACCGTAACTTTCATTCCGCGGGCCGAGGTGGCCCGGTCCGCCGATCGGCTGGCGCCGCTGGCCGAGACACGCTGGCGCATCCTGATGGCGTTCTATGCGCTGGTGGGAAACCTGTTTCAGTATCTCAAGGACTGCTTCTGTCACCATCTGCTGGTGAAATGCCCCGAATGCGACGGGTCCGAGAAGATCTATCTCGCCTGTGTCGATATCCGCGACGGCGCGGTCTTCAACATCTGCAATTTCGGCAAACGCAAATATGTGCAGACCTTCATGGCCTGGACCTATTGGCTGTCCCTGGTGCCGATCATTCCCCTGATGAAACAAGCGATTGCCAAGGCATGCTGCACTGTCTTGCCCAATTTCCTCGATCAGTTCTCGGACGGCATCGCGCCGCCGCCAAAACCGCCGGAATTCGGGGCCGCCTCGGGCGTTTCCACACCGGTGAAGGCCAGCACGGGGCTGGTGGCGATGCGGGCCTACAAGCGGGCAGATGTGCCGAGTTTCCAGCGGAGGCAGATGGAGAAGCTCAATATCTATACTGGCTTTGTCGGCGATGCGGTTCTGTCCACGGATACGCAGAAGTTCCTGGCCCCCCAAGGCGTTCGCAAGGAAAGCCTGCAGAACAGCGCGACCGACGACGCTCTGCGCAACCTGCAGGAGGCCGGGATCGAGAACATCGAGGTGCGGCCTTACGACCCCAAGCTGGCTGACCGCTACCTGTTGGATTTCGCGCGCACGCCCAGTCGACTGGACCCGAGCGCGAAGATCATCGTCTATGAGCGGGACGGCAAGGCTGCCTTCGTGGCCGAAGAGCGGATCACGACAGTGACGACACCGGCGCCCAAGCTCACCCCTGCCGAGGAGGCGCGCATTGTCGAGCTGACCAGCCGGATCGAAAAGGCCAAGGACACGTCGGCGGCGGAGGAAGCCCTCGCCAACCTGAAGCTGGAAACCGCCAAGATCGAGACCGAGGTGGATGCCCTGCGTGTCATGCGGGAGGCGGAGGCCCAGAGCCTGGAGGCGCTCAAGATAGAGCGCGACAGCCTCAAGACGGAACTGGAGGGGCTGCGCTCCGGTCTGGATGCGGTGGGTGAGATGCAACGCAAGATGAAGGTCGATGTGGACAGCCTGCGACCGGTGACCGAGCTGGAAGGGGTCTCGCGCGAGGTCGCGGCCCGGCTTGAACGTGCAGGCGTGCGGACGATCGGGGACCTGGCCACGGCGTCCACCGCCAAGCTCAGAACGGCAGAAATCGGGCAGGACACGGCGGCGCGCAAGGCCCTGATCGACACCGCCAAGCTGCGGTTGCGCTAG
- a CDS encoding eCIS core domain-containing protein, translating into MGHFIGRIRKRARCSVKPGARGNSPAVRAALHAGQVQAKLRVGPQNDAYEREADAVAARVVADQPVGPISTLAGSASQRKCDACSDEDEHIQAQRRSDVQRQPEEEEEELQMKRRDVVQRQPEEEEEEVQAKRHDTLQRAPEEEEEELQMKGREVGAGTGPVPSARIDRMRGGGQPLASGARRFFEARMGADFSDVRVHTSADAQQAAKALNARAFTTGRDVVFGPGEYAPGTHRGAELLAHELTHVIQQRGYRGAPADAAPIQRWQIGAGPVPAGTDWETVPDGTPAGQPNHRRRLAAARSIVARLLSSTRCQNYFADNCDGGTRTALRDAFDDSRVYRMDDDGIRLGENIRGTSDIAYNNTAYDQGRYFLAATLLHEMYHVCAPNRPANSRELLAENALEACRLYAPYLRRILPRSGPAGSAVTLTGWGLGPSQGPSDRVEFNGATCRVLSWTFDRGTSMVTIRVVLPAGARTGHFRVFNNNVGSRPAAFTVT; encoded by the coding sequence ATGGGCCATTTTATCGGGCGCATTCGCAAACGCGCAAGATGCAGCGTCAAACCGGGGGCGCGGGGAAACTCCCCCGCCGTCCGCGCCGCCCTTCACGCAGGGCAGGTACAGGCCAAGCTGCGGGTGGGACCCCAGAATGACGCCTACGAAAGGGAGGCGGATGCGGTCGCCGCGCGGGTCGTCGCGGATCAGCCCGTCGGGCCGATCTCGACCTTGGCCGGTTCCGCCAGCCAGCGCAAATGCGACGCTTGTTCGGACGAGGACGAGCACATCCAGGCGCAACGCAGATCCGATGTGCAACGGCAGCCCGAGGAGGAGGAAGAAGAACTCCAGATGAAGCGGCGAGACGTCGTGCAGCGTCAGCCGGAAGAGGAAGAAGAGGAGGTGCAGGCAAAGCGACATGACACCCTGCAGCGTGCGCCCGAGGAGGAGGAAGAGGAGCTTCAGATGAAAGGGCGCGAGGTTGGGGCAGGCACAGGCCCCGTCCCAAGCGCCCGGATCGACAGGATGCGCGGCGGGGGCCAGCCGCTGGCCTCGGGGGCACGGCGGTTTTTCGAGGCGCGCATGGGTGCGGATTTCTCGGATGTGCGGGTGCATACCAGCGCTGACGCGCAACAGGCCGCCAAGGCGCTGAACGCGCGGGCCTTCACCACCGGACGGGACGTGGTGTTCGGGCCGGGTGAATACGCGCCGGGCACGCATCGAGGGGCCGAATTGCTGGCCCATGAGCTAACCCATGTCATCCAGCAGCGCGGTTATCGCGGTGCGCCCGCAGACGCCGCACCGATCCAGCGTTGGCAGATCGGTGCCGGGCCTGTTCCTGCCGGGACGGATTGGGAAACAGTGCCGGACGGGACGCCCGCGGGTCAGCCGAACCATCGCCGACGCCTAGCCGCGGCCCGGTCCATTGTCGCGCGGCTCTTGTCCAGCACCCGGTGCCAGAACTATTTCGCCGACAATTGTGACGGGGGCACGCGGACCGCGCTCCGCGATGCCTTTGATGATTCCCGCGTCTACCGGATGGATGATGACGGCATCCGGCTGGGTGAAAACATCCGTGGCACCAGCGACATCGCCTATAATAATACGGCGTATGACCAGGGGCGGTACTTCCTTGCCGCGACCCTGCTCCATGAGATGTACCATGTCTGCGCGCCGAACCGGCCCGCGAACTCCCGGGAATTGTTGGCCGAAAACGCGCTGGAGGCCTGTCGGCTGTATGCGCCTTACCTGCGGCGGATCTTGCCCCGCAGTGGTCCGGCGGGCTCGGCGGTCACGCTCACAGGTTGGGGGCTCGGGCCGAGCCAGGGACCCAGCGACCGGGTGGAATTCAACGGTGCGACGTGCCGCGTGCTGTCCTGGACCTTTGATCGCGGCACCTCGATGGTCACGATCCGGGTTGTGCTTCCGGCGGGTGCGCGCACGGGCCATTTCCGCGTCTTCAACAACAATGTGGGCTCCCGCCCGGCGGCCTTCACCGTGACCTGA